Proteins encoded by one window of Yersinia massiliensis:
- the evgA gene encoding acid-sensing system DNA-binding response regulator EvgA has protein sequence MKAIIIDNHPLARAVIRNLLENAGVNVLFESDNGAEALKLMKNAQPDVVILDADMPRLSGIEVIVKLRKKRYIGIIIVVSANNDLFYSQRSADAGANAFISKKHCITDIIPAIEAAQKGYSYFPFISDELNVKPTSEKEKLDLLSMQEIKVMRYILDSLSTMSIASEMRISSKTVSTYKSRLMDKLECKTLMDLFSFARRNKIC, from the coding sequence ATGAAAGCGATCATTATCGATAATCATCCGCTTGCGCGTGCTGTCATTCGAAATTTACTTGAGAATGCTGGTGTGAATGTATTATTTGAATCTGATAATGGTGCTGAAGCACTGAAGTTGATGAAAAACGCTCAACCAGACGTAGTGATTTTAGACGCTGATATGCCAAGACTAAGCGGAATCGAAGTCATTGTAAAACTGAGAAAAAAAAGATATATCGGCATCATCATCGTGGTGTCAGCGAATAACGATCTTTTTTATAGTCAGCGGAGTGCTGATGCAGGAGCAAATGCATTTATCAGTAAAAAACATTGTATTACAGATATTATTCCTGCCATTGAAGCGGCGCAAAAAGGTTACAGCTATTTTCCTTTCATATCCGATGAGTTGAACGTCAAGCCTACCTCTGAGAAAGAAAAACTTGATCTGCTCTCAATGCAAGAAATAAAAGTGATGCGTTATATTCTTGATAGCTTAAGTACGATGAGTATCGCGTCAGAAATGAGAATCAGTAGTAAAACAGTGAGTACTTATAAAAGTCGATTAATGGATAAATTAGAATGTAAGACTTTGATGGATTTATTCTCTTTTGCCCGCCGTAATAAGATTTGCTAG
- a CDS encoding virulence factor SrfC family protein — protein sequence MTYTKPDALISCVQNTRQQNTCLENEADAMFTVHEAEKLLRALQASSDRHGELLCELTINEQAFEAIRLQPETPEGSAILPSTINLFGDDTSLACGVDEKGFAARAYRHWINHIREKGFDAELALRCGLTPQQLQMLCHVLIQASDKTDLQTYLARMIDDLKGDPIARAYCTKMVLNEFITWLGYDRVAPEMRPNSHIHRDSALFSPLLREAPLAELDNQVHSNIVWLGDWLIALYNRTLEQHEE from the coding sequence ATGACATATACCAAACCCGATGCCCTAATATCTTGTGTTCAAAACACTCGCCAGCAGAACACGTGCTTAGAGAATGAAGCCGATGCGATGTTCACTGTTCATGAAGCTGAAAAACTCCTGCGCGCACTGCAAGCCAGTTCCGATCGTCATGGTGAATTGCTCTGTGAACTCACGATCAATGAACAGGCATTTGAAGCCATCAGGCTACAACCAGAAACACCGGAGGGGTCAGCCATTTTACCTTCTACGATCAATCTGTTTGGCGATGATACTTCGTTGGCATGTGGCGTCGATGAAAAAGGTTTCGCCGCCAGAGCCTATCGGCACTGGATCAATCATATTCGCGAAAAAGGATTTGATGCAGAACTGGCTTTACGTTGTGGGCTAACCCCTCAGCAGTTACAGATGTTGTGTCATGTTTTGATCCAGGCAAGCGACAAGACTGACCTTCAAACCTATCTGGCCCGTATGATTGACGATTTAAAAGGTGATCCGATCGCCAGAGCCTACTGTACAAAAATGGTTTTAAACGAATTTATTACGTGGCTTGGCTATGATCGTGTTGCACCAGAGATGAGGCCAAACAGCCATATTCATCGTGATTCAGCGCTCTTTAGCCCTCTTCTGAGAGAGGCACCTTTAGCTGAACTAGATAATCAGGTACACAGTAATATCGTGTGGCTGGGTGACTGGTTAATTGCACTCTACAACCGCACGTTAGAGCAACATGAGGAATAG
- a CDS encoding virulence factor SrfB — translation MLIELVHYKPDVTLIQDSGIQFLDFGLSLAFGEKDKGYFVRQTANGPLLNLQQDAIDGKFTIPCPPEDTAEIVRPESTILLSHSLALLDGVWLPLPWLRRSQGIASGSGPDNWSRVQFTRLQKPDAAGNTVRMCIAFDTQIPTGDDAHSQLAPIQADIDNGVRFAFAWRNADIAAFLDNTWVDGWLREVFSTYAREHEQRSEQDIATALKAFEYQAHFLNLLNIMANHLALPEILLSRETLHTPAIPVDLVLDVGSTHTCGAVIEDHGLNNDGLKQCAELRLRSLSQPQLMSSSLFSSRLEFNEARFGKPYFSLESGREAAFSWPSIVRLGDEAKKITLQRAGSEGGSGLSSPRRYLWDTTPVSEPWRFSGRQHEPLATALPLMHLVNDEGTPLYSLDQNERLPVFTPRYSRASLMTLILSELLAQTLVQINSPASRQQKGYRHAPRHLRHIILTLPSAMPSQERKRFHQHMNEAIALVWKSLNWHQHDEGFNTPLERAKSKVPVPTISLDWDEASCSQLVWLYNENRRCGGRIDKLFSLLRRPDRRHGKGEMDDRTLRVAAIDIGGGTTDLAITRYDIDTAVSSNVKITPQLLFREGFKNAGDDLLLEVIRQEILRAMEEAICQAGVDDSEGLLRQLFGSSLSHDGRDVLRQQATLLLIMPLGYALLKAWEAGQTVDTTFGALLAQPPTPQVIAYIEDAVLQAGGACKVLDIPLRVDPQTLSNALLTGQFSLTQTLQSLCEVIEYYCCDVLLLSGRPSCLPGVQTYLRRRQPVPSSRIVWMQNDPLPDGFPFNQKIAASNPKTTAVAGAMLYRLAMDLRLPGFNFSVGNIQSTSTIRYLGVIDEHNLLAEENTYIQHNEGASQEMTLAIRGNTRLGFRQLANPSWPATPLYQLTLRDPQLARTLANGAILSVRLRREANSDELVLIDATLQDGSPVSCDCLRLSLHTLTDNHTAAREYWIDSGNLYQ, via the coding sequence TTGCGCCGTAGCCAAGGCATTGCATCAGGAAGCGGCCCAGATAACTGGTCACGAGTGCAGTTTACGCGTTTGCAGAAACCCGATGCTGCGGGAAATACGGTGCGGATGTGTATCGCGTTTGATACACAGATCCCCACCGGTGACGACGCTCATTCGCAACTTGCCCCGATACAAGCGGATATCGACAATGGGGTGCGTTTTGCCTTCGCTTGGCGTAATGCGGATATTGCTGCATTCCTCGATAATACTTGGGTCGACGGCTGGCTGCGTGAAGTCTTTTCGACCTATGCCAGAGAACATGAACAGCGCAGCGAACAGGATATCGCCACAGCGCTGAAAGCATTCGAATATCAGGCCCATTTTCTTAATCTGCTGAACATTATGGCTAATCATTTGGCCTTGCCCGAGATCTTACTCAGTCGCGAAACACTCCACACCCCTGCAATTCCCGTCGATCTGGTGCTCGATGTGGGGAGCACACATACTTGCGGCGCGGTTATTGAAGATCATGGGCTCAATAATGATGGGCTCAAGCAATGTGCGGAACTGCGCTTACGCTCATTAAGTCAACCTCAGCTCATGAGCTCATCGCTCTTTTCCAGTCGACTGGAATTTAATGAAGCACGCTTTGGCAAACCCTACTTTTCATTGGAAAGTGGGCGTGAAGCCGCCTTTAGTTGGCCCTCGATCGTTCGTCTTGGTGATGAGGCCAAAAAAATCACACTACAGCGCGCCGGTAGCGAGGGGGGAAGCGGCCTTTCAAGTCCTCGCCGGTACTTATGGGATACCACCCCCGTTAGCGAGCCTTGGCGTTTTAGTGGCCGCCAACATGAGCCACTCGCGACTGCACTCCCCCTGATGCACTTGGTGAATGATGAGGGCACGCCGCTGTACTCGCTGGATCAAAATGAACGCCTGCCGGTCTTCACGCCTCGTTATAGCCGTGCATCACTAATGACACTCATTCTGAGCGAGTTATTAGCACAAACATTGGTACAAATTAATAGTCCGGCCTCACGCCAACAGAAGGGTTATCGCCATGCGCCCCGCCACTTACGGCACATAATTCTGACACTCCCTTCCGCCATGCCAAGTCAAGAGCGGAAACGCTTTCACCAACATATGAACGAGGCTATCGCGCTGGTCTGGAAGAGTTTGAACTGGCATCAGCATGACGAAGGCTTCAATACGCCACTGGAAAGAGCGAAAAGCAAAGTCCCAGTGCCAACAATCTCCCTCGACTGGGATGAGGCATCCTGTAGCCAACTGGTCTGGTTATATAATGAAAACCGCCGCTGTGGCGGCAGAATCGACAAACTTTTTAGTCTGCTCCGCCGCCCTGACCGCAGGCACGGTAAAGGCGAAATGGATGATCGGACACTCCGTGTTGCCGCTATCGATATTGGTGGTGGCACCACAGATTTAGCGATCACTCGTTATGACATTGATACCGCGGTGAGCAGTAATGTCAAAATCACCCCCCAGTTATTATTCCGCGAAGGCTTTAAAAATGCAGGTGATGACCTTTTGCTGGAAGTCATTCGTCAGGAAATCCTGCGAGCGATGGAGGAAGCCATTTGTCAGGCGGGCGTTGATGATAGCGAGGGGTTGCTGCGTCAGCTATTTGGATCATCATTAAGCCACGATGGCCGCGATGTCTTGCGTCAACAAGCCACATTGCTATTGATAATGCCATTGGGATACGCGCTGCTGAAGGCGTGGGAAGCAGGACAGACTGTGGATACCACGTTCGGCGCTTTGCTGGCCCAGCCGCCCACACCACAAGTCATTGCCTATATCGAGGATGCGGTTCTTCAGGCGGGTGGCGCATGCAAGGTATTAGATATCCCTTTACGCGTCGATCCCCAAACCCTGAGCAACGCCCTATTAACTGGCCAATTTTCTCTGACCCAAACATTGCAGTCACTTTGCGAAGTCATCGAGTATTACTGCTGCGACGTACTGCTCTTGTCTGGGCGCCCAAGTTGCCTACCTGGTGTGCAGACTTACTTGCGCCGCCGCCAACCGGTGCCATCAAGCCGCATTGTCTGGATGCAGAATGACCCACTACCCGACGGTTTTCCCTTCAATCAGAAAATAGCCGCAAGCAATCCCAAAACCACCGCGGTGGCTGGGGCCATGCTGTACCGTTTGGCGATGGACTTACGCCTGCCAGGATTCAACTTTAGCGTCGGGAATATTCAATCGACCTCAACCATCCGCTATTTAGGGGTGATCGACGAACACAATCTGCTCGCTGAAGAAAATACGTATATCCAGCACAACGAAGGAGCATCGCAAGAGATGACTCTTGCGATACGTGGTAACACTCGCTTGGGCTTCCGACAGCTTGCTAACCCAAGTTGGCCTGCTACACCGCTTTACCAATTGACGCTACGCGACCCGCAGCTCGCAAGAACACTTGCCAACGGTGCCATTTTGTCTGTTCGCCTGCGTCGAGAAGCCAATAGCGATGAGCTCGTGCTTATTGATGCAACATTGCAAGACGGCAGCCCTGTCTCCTGTGATTGTCTCCGCCTTTCATTGCACACACTAACCGATAACCATACTGCCGCCAGAGAATACTGGATTGATAGTGGGAACTTGTACCAATGA